One segment of Rhodopirellula baltica SH 1 DNA contains the following:
- a CDS encoding DUF1589 domain-containing protein has translation MDFQVRRNEIPTRPRGTRLNFGEATNVGQVITWHPADALEQSEPSSRSRKTQRCSSIHPARYNLAYISVPTRRVSERHV, from the coding sequence ATGGATTTCCAAGTCCGTCGAAATGAAATCCCGACGCGTCCGCGAGGGACACGTCTGAATTTTGGCGAAGCCACCAACGTAGGCCAGGTCATTACCTGGCACCCAGCCGATGCTTTGGAACAGAGCGAGCCGTCCAGCCGGTCACGCAAGACTCAGCGATGTTCGTCCATTCACCCAGCCAGGTACAACCTGGCCTACATCTCTGTCCCAACCCGACGCGTCAGCGAGAGACACGTCTGA
- a CDS encoding c-type cytochrome, protein MSRRVFAATSSVLRLGAFVGVLGLSQLHLPNASAGLGVTPAEQFKVPEGFEVELLHEVAPESEGSWVSLTVDPKGRLIACDQSGGLFRIDMSSGEAKVEKLEIEFVGAQGLLCAFGSLYANVNAREFPCGLWRLTDTDGDDQYDKKEHIIPLNGGSEHGPHALLVTPDGKRIIMVAGNNTNLPEEIAHSRVPKVWDEDHLLGRMPDARGHNANRMAPGGFICSLNPDGSDVELIATGFRNPYDIALNRQGELFTYDADMEWDVGTPWYRPTRINHVISGSEFGWRNGTGKWPAYYPDSFGSAVDIGPGSPTGIVFGYGAKFPKKYENALFISDWSYGNIHAVHLTEDGSSYSGTYETFATAAPLPVTDLVIHPDGALYFAIGGRGTQSGLYRIKYTGDIAAADAAEEVVAASDEAKQLRELRHSIEALHVDDADLSVSPEEAVKLAIENLSHDDRAIRFAARIALEHRSPSSWKKAALNEANAEAKILGVIALARTGEKADQADVVKALETIDLESLAASEKIDFLRAAGLVAMRLGEFTQTQRDALFGKIKGQFPTGLDSLDRELAIMAIYLGDPESTASVVAALQNSPSQESQIHYAMALRAAKEGWSNDLRRDYLAWFNEMATARGGMSFGGFLDNIKKVTVERLSDADKQSLADVLAKPKQTDEAPAGPPREFVKQWKVDDLVDLVSDENRRPDFENGKAMFAAATCYKCHRMGLQGGILGPDLTSAGGKFSPRDMLVSIIEPSKVISDQYGSTQFLTEDGEVITGRVINMRNKVLNVMTNMLDPSSLAEVDREAVIQTRESTVSMMPNGLLDTLNEEEIADLVAYLRAGGNAKHAIYTQPVATR, encoded by the coding sequence TTGTCCCGGCGAGTTTTCGCAGCGACGTCCTCTGTTCTTCGTCTGGGGGCCTTCGTTGGCGTCCTTGGGCTGAGCCAGCTTCATCTTCCGAATGCTTCGGCTGGGCTGGGCGTCACACCCGCCGAGCAGTTCAAAGTCCCGGAAGGCTTTGAAGTCGAGCTGTTGCACGAAGTCGCCCCCGAGTCGGAAGGTTCTTGGGTCAGTTTGACCGTCGACCCCAAAGGACGCCTGATCGCCTGCGATCAATCTGGCGGACTCTTCCGAATCGACATGAGCTCGGGCGAAGCCAAGGTCGAAAAGCTCGAGATTGAATTCGTCGGTGCCCAAGGTCTGCTGTGCGCGTTCGGGTCGTTGTACGCCAACGTCAACGCTCGAGAGTTTCCGTGTGGTTTGTGGCGTTTGACCGACACCGATGGCGACGATCAGTACGACAAAAAGGAACACATCATTCCGCTCAACGGCGGCAGTGAGCACGGGCCTCACGCGTTGCTGGTGACGCCCGATGGCAAACGCATCATCATGGTCGCCGGGAACAACACCAATCTGCCGGAAGAAATCGCCCACTCTCGAGTGCCAAAGGTTTGGGACGAAGACCACTTGCTCGGCCGCATGCCCGATGCTCGAGGTCACAACGCCAACCGAATGGCTCCTGGTGGATTCATCTGCTCGTTGAACCCTGACGGCAGCGATGTGGAATTGATCGCGACTGGTTTTCGTAACCCGTACGACATTGCCTTGAATCGTCAGGGCGAACTGTTCACCTACGACGCTGACATGGAATGGGACGTCGGCACGCCTTGGTACCGCCCCACCCGAATCAACCACGTGATCAGTGGTTCAGAATTCGGATGGCGAAACGGTACCGGCAAATGGCCTGCGTACTATCCCGACTCGTTCGGATCCGCCGTCGATATCGGTCCGGGTTCGCCAACGGGCATCGTGTTTGGCTACGGCGCCAAATTCCCTAAGAAGTACGAAAACGCTCTGTTTATTTCGGATTGGAGCTATGGCAACATCCACGCGGTGCATTTGACCGAAGATGGTTCCAGCTACAGCGGGACTTACGAAACCTTCGCCACCGCAGCACCGTTGCCCGTGACCGACTTGGTCATTCATCCCGATGGAGCCCTGTACTTTGCGATCGGTGGTCGTGGCACGCAAAGCGGTCTGTACCGGATCAAGTACACCGGTGACATCGCCGCTGCTGATGCGGCGGAAGAAGTCGTTGCCGCGTCTGACGAAGCCAAGCAACTTCGTGAACTGCGTCACAGCATCGAAGCTTTGCATGTGGACGACGCGGATCTATCGGTCAGTCCAGAGGAGGCTGTCAAGCTAGCGATCGAGAACCTGAGCCATGATGACCGGGCGATTCGCTTCGCCGCTCGCATTGCTCTGGAACACCGTTCGCCTTCGAGCTGGAAGAAAGCGGCACTGAACGAAGCAAACGCCGAAGCCAAAATTCTCGGCGTGATCGCTTTGGCGCGTACGGGCGAGAAAGCGGATCAAGCCGATGTTGTCAAAGCGTTGGAAACGATCGATCTGGAATCATTGGCGGCCAGTGAAAAGATCGACTTCCTCCGTGCGGCTGGCTTGGTGGCGATGCGTTTGGGCGAGTTCACGCAAACGCAACGTGACGCTCTATTCGGAAAGATCAAAGGCCAATTCCCAACCGGCCTTGATTCGCTCGACCGTGAGCTGGCAATCATGGCGATCTACTTGGGCGACCCGGAATCGACCGCTTCGGTTGTTGCCGCGTTGCAAAATTCGCCGAGCCAAGAGAGCCAAATCCACTACGCGATGGCGTTGCGAGCAGCCAAAGAAGGTTGGAGCAATGATCTCCGTCGTGATTACCTAGCGTGGTTCAACGAGATGGCGACCGCTCGTGGCGGGATGTCGTTTGGCGGATTCCTGGACAACATCAAAAAGGTCACGGTTGAGCGTTTGTCAGACGCTGACAAGCAATCGCTCGCCGATGTGCTGGCCAAGCCCAAGCAAACCGACGAGGCTCCCGCCGGACCGCCACGTGAGTTTGTCAAGCAATGGAAGGTCGACGATTTGGTCGATTTGGTGAGCGACGAAAACCGTCGTCCCGACTTCGAAAACGGCAAGGCGATGTTTGCCGCTGCGACATGTTACAAGTGTCACCGAATGGGACTGCAGGGCGGAATTCTCGGTCCTGATCTGACCAGTGCCGGTGGCAAGTTCAGTCCTCGTGACATGTTGGTTTCGATCATCGAACCCAGCAAGGTGATCAGTGACCAGTATGGTTCGACGCAGTTCCTGACCGAGGATGGAGAAGTCATCACCGGTCGTGTGATCAACATGCGGAACAAAGTCCTGAACGTGATGACCAACATGCTTGATCCATCTTCGTTGGCGGAGGTTGACCGCGAAGCTGTCATCCAAACGCGTGAATCCACCGTCAGCATGATGCCCAACGGATTGTTGGACACGTTGAACGAGGAAGAAATCGCTGATCTAGTTGCCTACCTGCGAGCCGGTGGCAACGCCAAGCACGCGATCTACACGCAACCAGTCGCGACGCGATAG
- a CDS encoding DUF1579 domain-containing protein, translating to MPPRQLLRALEGDWRGACQTWFEPGKLADKSEVSGSIKPMLEGRFLRHVYQSQIQGRPRHGEEWIAFNEVTENFEISWVDDFHMSGAIMISRGPLTVPEGLSKRSAAFEVFGHYDVGKDHPRWGWKTRYAYDEESGLVITAYNVTPDGEEAKAIETVYQRNS from the coding sequence GTGCCACCCCGACAACTGCTGCGTGCCCTGGAAGGAGATTGGCGAGGGGCCTGTCAAACCTGGTTCGAGCCAGGCAAGCTCGCTGACAAATCCGAAGTCTCCGGCAGCATCAAGCCAATGCTGGAAGGTCGCTTCCTGCGTCACGTCTATCAAAGTCAGATCCAAGGCCGTCCGCGTCACGGCGAAGAATGGATCGCCTTCAATGAAGTCACGGAGAACTTTGAGATCTCCTGGGTAGACGATTTCCACATGAGCGGCGCCATCATGATTTCGCGTGGACCGTTGACGGTGCCCGAAGGATTGTCAAAACGAAGTGCTGCGTTCGAAGTCTTCGGCCACTACGACGTTGGCAAAGATCACCCACGCTGGGGCTGGAAAACTCGCTACGCGTACGATGAAGAATCCGGCCTGGTCATCACCGCCTACAACGTCACGCCAGACGGAGAAGAGGCCAAAGCGATCGAAACGGTTTACCAACGAAACTCGTGA